From the Saccharomycodes ludwigii strain NBRC 1722 chromosome I, whole genome shotgun sequence genome, one window contains:
- a CDS encoding uncharacterized protein (similar to Saccharomyces cerevisiae YIR019C | FLO11 | FLOcculation) → MQLQNVQWETDNIYWITIRVYSDTQISIDNLFSASIIGVNSPDGSTFELYDRNLKVANIDNPTDFEATFRIYADVDGCTATSGSFQIHWGYCQGVCSDTALCKSWPYGNTNFELQVSCNADNQNNAQGDFPVLSWNVDCAGSYTSSKTTSTLTPTSTTSSTSTTSSTSTTSSTSTTSSTSTTSSTSTTSSTSTTSSTSTTSTTSTTSTTSQTTEATANIASCLATPICPDYNFNWHSEQVGYERYYMDILDVVWEQDNIYEITIHVYAETSIPIADLWELKVTGLDSPDGSTYVVYSHNENIYLITDPTDWTASFRIYTEDSDSTSVMPNFQIQYDYSTDPEGPGSFDLQTGCNADNNGNSQTDFPGYEWSKECSENEASSSSSSGSSGSSGSSSSSSSSTFSKSFVSTFTSAISSAPSNSIPSSSYTVLAYTSTSNTSESFVYPSSSSASSDIIMSSTYSSIVDPLTSSGSSYLNPSATTDQGSAFTTISISSMVSSQTYTSDTPITSESFVYPSSSSASSDVIMSSTYSSIVDPLTSSGSSYLNPSATTDQGSAFTTISISSMVSSQTYTSDTPITSESFVYPSSSSASSDVIMSSTYSSIVDPPTSSVLSYSSTPISSSASSDVIMSSTYSSIVDPLTSSGSSYLNPSATTDQGSAFTTISISSTVSSQSYTFSTRIKSESFVYPSSSSVSSDVIMSSTYSSIVDLPTSSVLSYSNTPITSESFVYPSSSSASSDVIMSSTYSSIVDPLTSSGSNYLNPSATTDQGSAFTTISISSTVSSQTYTSDTPITSESFVYPSSSSASSDVIMSSTYSSIVDPLTSSGSSYLNPSATTDQGSAFTTISISSMVSSQTYTSDTPITSESFVYPSSSSASSDVIISSTYSSIVDPPTSSVLSYSSTPISSSVSSDVIMSSTYSSIVDPLTSSGSSYLNPSATTDQGSAFTTISISSMVSSQTYTSDTPITSESFVYPSSSSASSDIIMSSTYGSVVDPLTSSGSGYLNPSATTDQGSAFTTISISSTVSSQTYTSDTPITSESFVYPSSSSASSDVIISSTYSSIVDPPTSSVLSYSSTPISSSVSSDVIMSSTYSSIVDPLTSSGSSYLNPSATTDQGSAFTTISISSMVSSQTYTSDTPITSESFVYPSSSSASSDVIMSSTYSSIVDPLTSSGSSYLNPSATTDQGSAFTTISISSMVSSQTYTSDTPITSESFVYPSSSSASSDVIMSSTYSSIVDPLTSSGSSYLNPSATTDQGSAFTTISISSTVSSQSYTFSTRIKSESFVYPSSSSVSSDIIMSSTYSSIVDPPTSSVLSYSSTPISSSASSDVIMSSTYSSVVDPLTSSGSSYLNPSATTDQGSAFTTISISSMVSSQTYTSDTPITSESFVYPSSSSASSDVIMSSTYSSVVDPLTSSGSSYLNPSATTDQGSAFTTISISSTVSSQTYTSDTPITSESFVYPSSSSASSDVIISSTYSSIVDPPTSSVLSYSSTPISSSASSDVIMSSTYSSIVDPLTSSVLSYSNTPSTSESFVYPSSSSASSDVIMSSTYSSIVDPPTSSVLSYSSTPISSSASSDVIMSSTYSSIVDPLTSSVLSYSNTPSTSESFVYPSSSSASSDVIMSSTYSSIVDPPTSSVLSYSSTPISSSASSDVIMSSTYSSIVDPLTSSGSNYLNPSATTDQGSAFTTISISSMVSSQSYTFSTRIKSESFVYWSNSSVSSDVIMSSTYSSIVDPLTSSGSSYLNPSATTDQGSAFTTISISSMVSSQTYTSDTPITSESFVYPSSSSVSSDIIMSSTYSSIVDPPTSSVLSYSSTPISSSVSSDVIMSSTYSSIVDPLTSSGSSYLNPSATTDQGSAFTTISISSMVSSQTYTSDTPITSESFVYPSSSPASSDVIMSSTYSSVVDPLTSSVLSYSNTPSTSESFVYPSSSSASSDVIMSSTYSSIVDLPTSSVLSYSSTPISSSVSSDVIMSSTYSSIVDPLTSSGSSYLNPSATTDQGSAFTTISISSMVSSQTYTSDTPITSESFVYPSSSSASSDVIMSSTYSSVVDPLTSSVLSYSNTPISSSASSDIIMSSTYSSVVDPLTSSGSSYLNPSATTDQGSAFTTISISSTLPNQSYFTSMETASTFVHVSYSESIYFDRHSSSIYLKPSSSLDKISTVTSIIVSKPSNVDTSVINSSASVTSDRISFVSASNIENIKTNSRSSSDATVSAVAYLSSIVTTPVIHQSLATATENEIPVTKYFYSSFSASFTTCNVIEGTFTMCEVSQHATSIPTATSVVVLPFTDSNIATKSTIVSGNNANAQQNTTLVTKRSTSSTIVITPTTSVSSFTGSAYSKTATATNVSVQIQEASANKKNASILSVLLSAIILFI, encoded by the coding sequence ATGCAACTGCAAAATGTCCAATGGGAAActgataatatttattggaTAACTATTAGAGTTTATTCCGATACACAAATTTCCATAgacaatttattttccgCTTCGATAATTGGTGTTAATTCCCCAGATGGGTCTACCTTTGAATTATATGATAGAAATTTGAAAGTTGCTAATATTGATAACCCAACCGACTTTGAAGCTACTTTTAGAATTTATGCTGATGTAGATGGTTGTACTGCTACTTCCGGTTCTTTTCAAATCCACTGGGGCTACTGTCAAGGTGTTTGCAGTGACACTGCACTATGCAAAAGTTGGCCATACGGTAATACTAACTTTGAGTTGCAAGTTAGCTGTAATGCtgataatcaaaataatgcACAAGGCGACTTTCCAGTTTTATCTTGGAATGTTGACTGTGCTGGAAGTTATACGTCTTCCAAAACAACTTCTACTCTTACACCTACTTCCACCACTTCAAGTACTTCCACCACTTCAAGTACTTCCACCACTTCAAGTACTTCCACCACTTCAAGTACTTCCACCACTTCAAGTACTTCCACCACTTCAAGTACTTCTACCACTTCAAGTACTTCTACCACTTCCACTACTTCCACTACTTCCACCACTTCTCAAACTACCGAAGCTACTGCTAATATTGCAAGTTGTTTGGCCACGCCCATTTGTCCAGACTACAACTTTAACTGGCATAGTGAACAAGTTGGTTATGAAAGATATTACATGGATATCCTAGATGTGGTTTGGGAACAAGATAATATCTATGAAATAACTATCCATGTTTATGCTGAAACGTCGATTCCAATAGCCGATCTATGGGAGTTAAAGGTTACTGGATTGGATTCACCAGATGGTTCCACATATGTGGTATATAGCCACAATGAGAACATTTATCTAATTACTGATCCTACCGATTGGACTGCTAGTTTTAGAATTTATACAGAAGATAGTGACTCTACTTCTGTAATGCCAAATTTCCAAATTCAATATGACTACAGTACGGATCCTGAAGGTCCCGGCAGTTTTGACTTACAGACCGGATGTAATGCTGATAATAATGGGAATTCACAAACAGATTTTCCAGGATACGAATGGAGTAAAGAATGTAGTGAGAATGAAGCTAGTTCCTCTAGTTCCTCTGGTTCCTCTGGTTCCTCTGGTTCTTCTAGCTCCTCTAGTTCCTCCACTTTCTCCAAATCTTTTGTTAGTACATTTACTTCTGCAATATCCTCAGCTCCTTCCAATAGCATACCAAGCTCCTCGTACACTGTATTAGCTTATACTAGCACATCAAACACATCTGAATCGTTTGTTTACCCAAGCAGTTCTTCTGCATCGAGTGATATTATAATGAGCAGCACATATAGTTCTATTGTCGATCCATTAACCTCATCTGGATCAAGTTATTTGAATCCATCAGCAACAACTGATCAAGGTAGTGCATTTACAACTATATCTATTTCCAGTATGGTATCTAGTCAAACCTACACTTCTGATACACCAATCACATCTGAATCGTTTGTTTACCCAAGCAGTTCTTCTGCATCGAGTGATGTTATAATGAGCAGCACATATAGTTCTATTGTCGATCCATTAACCTCATCTGGATCAAGTTATTTGAATCCATCAGCAACAACTGATCAAGGTAGTGCATTTACAACTATATCTATTTCCAGTATGGTATCTAGTCAAACCTACACTTCTGATACACCAATCACATCTGAATCGTTTGTTTACCCAAGCAGTTCTTCTGCATCGAGTGATGTTATAATGAGTAGCACATATAGTTCTATTGTTGATCCACCAACATCATCTGTGTTGAGTTACTCTAGTACACCAATCAGTTCTTCTGCATCGAGTGATGTTATAATGAGCAGCACATATAGTTCTATCGTCGATCCATTAACCTCATCTGGATCAAGTTACTTGAATCCATCAGCAACAACTGATCAAGGTAGTGCATTTACAACTATATCTATTTCCAGTACTGTATCTAGTCAATCCTACACTTTTAGTACACGAATCAAATCTGAATCGTTTGTTTACCCAAGCAGTTCTTCTGTATCTAGTGATGTTATAATGAGTAGCACATATAGTTCTATTGTTGATTTACCAACATCGTCTGTGTTGAGTTACTCTAATACACCAATCACATCTGAATCGTTTGTTTACCCAAGCAGTTCTTCTGCATCGAGTGATGTTATAATGAGCAGCACATATAGTTCTATTGTCGATCCATTAACCTCATCTGGATCAAATTACTTGAATCCATCAGCAACAACTGATCAAGGTAGTGCATTTACAACTATATCTATTTCCAGTACTGTATCTAGTCAAACCTACACTTCTGATACACCAATCACATCTGAATCGTTTGTTTACCCAAGCAGTTCTTCTGCATCGAGTGATGTTATAATGAGCAGCACATATAGTTCTATTGTCGATCCATTAACCTCATCTGGATCAAGTTATTTGAATCCATCAGCAACAACTGATCAAGGTAGTGCATTTACAACTATATCTATTTCCAGTATGGTATCTAGTCAAACCTACACTTCTGATACACCAATCACATCTGAATCGTTTGTTTACCCAAGCAGTTCTTCTGCATCGAGTGATGTTATAATAAGTAGCACATATAGTTCTATTGTTGATCCACCAACATCGTCTGTGTTGAGTTACTCTAGTACACCAATCAGTTCTTCTGTATCGAGTGATGTTATAATGAGCAGCACATATAGTTCTATTGTCGATCCATTAACCTCATCTGGATCAAGTTATTTGAATCCATCAGCAACAACTGATCAAGGTAGTGCATTTACAACTATATCTATTTCCAGTATGGTATCTAGTCAAACCTACACTTCTGATACACCAATCACATCTGAATCGTTTGTTTACCCAAGCAGTTCTTCTGCATCGAGTGATATTATAATGAGTAGCACATATGGTTCTGTTGTCGATCCATTAACCTCATCTGGATCAGGTTACTTGAATCCATCAGCAACAACTGATCAAGGTAGTGCATTTACAACTATATCTATTTCCAGTACTGTATCTAGTCAAACCTACACTTCTGATACACCAATCACATCTGAATCGTTTGTTTACCCAAGCAGTTCTTCTGCATCGAGTGATGTTATAATAAGTAGCACATATAGTTCTATTGTTGATCCACCAACATCGTCTGTGTTGAGTTACTCTAGTACACCAATCAGTTCTTCTGTATCGAGTGATGTTATAATGAGCAGCACATATAGTTCTATTGTCGATCCATTAACCTCATCTGGATCAAGTTATTTGAATCCATCAGCAACAACTGATCAAGGTAGTGCATTTACAACTATATCTATTTCCAGTATGGTATCTAGTCAAACCTACACTTCTGATACACCAATCACATCTGAATCGTTTGTTTACCCAAGCAGTTCTTCTGCATCGAGTGATGTTATAATGAGCAGCACATATAGTTCTATTGTCGATCCATTAACCTCATCTGGATCAAGTTATTTGAATCCATCAGCAACAACTGATCAAGGTAGTGCATTTACAACTATATCTATTTCCAGTATGGTATCTAGTCAAACCTACACTTCTGATACACCAATCACATCTGAATCGTTTGTTTACCCAAGCAGTTCTTCTGCATCGAGTGATGTTATAATGAGCAGCACATATAGTTCTATTGTCGATCCATTAACCTCATCTGGATCAAGTTATTTGAATCCATCAGCAACAACTGATCAAGGTAGTGCATTTACAACTATATCTATTTCCAGTACTGTATCTAGTCAATCCTACACTTTTAGTACACGAATCAAATCTGAATCGTTTGTTTACCCAAGCAGTTCTTCTGTATCTAGTGATATTATAATGAGTAGCACATATAGTTCTATTGTTGATCCACCAACATCATCTGTGTTGAGTTACTCTAGTACACCAATCAGTTCTTCTGCATCGAGTGATGTTATAATGAGCAGCACATATAGTTCTGTTGTCGATCCATTAACCTCATCTGGATCAAGTTACTTGAATCCATCAGCAACAACTGATCAAGGTAGTGCATTTACAACTATATCTATTTCCAGTATGGTATCTAGTCAAACCTACACTTCTGATACACCAATCACATCTGAATCATTTGTTTACCCAAGCAGTTCTTCTGCATCGAGTGATGTTATAATGAGTAGCACATATAGTTCTGTTGTCGATCCATTAACCTCATCTGGATCAAGTTACTTGAATCCATCAGCAACAACTGATCAAGGTAGTGCATTTACAACTATATCTATTTCCAGTACTGTATCTAGTCAAACCTACACTTCTGATACACCAATCACATCTGAATCGTTTGTTTACCCAAGCAGTTCTTCTGCATCGAGTGATGTTATAATAAGTAGCACATATAGTTCTATTGTTGATCCACCAACATCATCTGTGTTGAGTTACTCTAGTACACCAATCAGTTCTTCTGCATCGAGTGATGTTATAATGAGCAGCACATATAGTTCTATTGTCGATCCATTAACCTCATCTGTGTTGAGTTACTCTAATACACCAAGCACATCTGAATCATTTGTTTACCCAAGCAGTTCTTCTGCATCGAGTGATGTTATAATGAGTAGCACATATAGTTCTATTGTTGATCCACCAACATCATCTGTGTTGAGTTACTCTAGTACACCAATCAGTTCTTCTGCATCGAGTGATGTTATAATGAGCAGCACATATAGTTCTATTGTCGATCCATTAACCTCATCTGTGTTGAGTTACTCTAATACACCAAGCACATCTGAATCATTTGTTTACCCAAGCAGTTCTTCTGCATCGAGTGATGTTATAATGAGTAGCACATATAGTTCTATTGTTGATCCACCAACATCATCTGTGTTGAGTTACTCTAGTACACCAATCAGTTCTTCTGCATCGAGTGATGTTATAATGAGCAGCACATATAGTTCTATTGTCGATCCATTAACCTCATCTGGATCAAATTACTTGAATCCATCAGCAACAACTGATCAAGGTAGTGCATTTACAACTATATCTATTTCCAGTATGGTATCTAGTCAATCCTACACTTTTAGTACACGAATCAAATCTGAATCATTTGTTTATTGGAGTAATTCTTCTGTATCTAGTGATGTTATAATGAGCAGCACATATAGTTCTATTGTCGATCCATTAACCTCATCTGGATCAAGTTATTTGAATCCATCAGCAACAACTGATCAAGGTAGTGCATTTACAACTATATCTATTTCCAGTATGGTATCTAGTCAAACCTACACTTCTGATACACCAATCACATCTGAATCGTTTGTTTACCCAAGCAGTTCTTCTGTATCTAGTGATATTATAATGAGTAGCACATATAGTTCTATTGTTGATCCACCAACATCGTCTGTGTTGAGTTACTCTAGTACACCAATCAGTTCTTCTGTATCGAGTGATGTTATAATGAGCAGCACATATAGTTCTATTGTCGATCCATTAACCTCATCTGGATCAAGTTATTTGAATCCATCAGCAACAACTGATCAAGGTAGTGCATTTACAACTATATCTATTTCCAGTATGGTATCTAGTCAAACCTACACTTCTGATACACCAATCACATCTGAATCGTTTGTTTACCCAAGCAGTTCTCCTGCATCGAGTGATGTTATAATGAGCAGCACATATAGTTCTGTTGTCGATCCATTAACCTCATCTGTGTTGAGTTACTCTAATACACCAAGCACATCTGAATCATTTGTTTACCCAAGCAGTTCTTCTGCATCGAGTGATGTTATAATGAGTAGCACATATAGTTCTATTGTTGATTTACCAACATCGTCTGTGTTGAGTTACTCTAGTACACCAATCAGTTCTTCTGTATCTAGTGATGTTATAATGAGCAGCACATATAGTTCTATTGTCGATCCATTAACCTCATCTGGATCAAGTTATTTGAATCCATCAGCAACAACTGATCAAGGTAGTGCATTTACAACTATATCTATTTCCAGTATGGTATCTAGTCAAACCTACACTTCTGATACACCAATCACATCTGAATCGTTTGTTTACCCAAGCAGTTCTTCTGCATCGAGTGATGTTATAATGAGCAGCACATATAGTTCTGTTGTCGATCCATTAACCTCATCTGTGTTGAGTTACTCTAATACACCAATCAGTTCTTCTGCATCGAGTGATATTATAATGAGCAGCACATATAGTTCTGTTGTCGATCCATTAACCTCATCTGGATCAAGTTACTTGAATCCATCAGCAACAACTGATCAAGGTAGTGCATTTACAACTATATCTATTTCCAGTACATTACCTAATCAATCCTATTTTACCAGTATGGAAACAGCTTCTACTTTTGTTCATGTATCATATTCGGaatcaatatattttgatagACATTCATCatctatttatttgaaaCCCTCATCTTCTTTGGACAAGATTTCCACTGTAActtctattattgtttctaAACCATCCAATGTTGATACTTCTGTTATTAATTCAAGTGCTTCTGTTACATCGGATAGAATTTCTTTTGTCTCTGCTTCTAATATTGAGAATATCAAGACTAATTCTAGATCTAGCTCGGATGCTACTGTTTCAGCTGTTGCTTATCTTTCTTCTATTGTTACAACTCCTGTCATCCATCAATCTCTAGCTACTGCTactgaaaatgaaatacCGGTtactaaatatttttattcttcttTTAGTGCCAGTTTTACTACATGCAATGTTATTGAAGGTACCTTTACAATGTGCGAGGTTTCACAACACGCTACATCCATCCCAACCGCAACGAGTGTAGTGGTGCTTCCATTCACTGATAGTAACATTGCTACAAAATCCACAATTGTTAGCGGTAACAACGCAAATGCTCAACAAAACACCACTCTAGTTACGAAGAGATCAACAAGTTCTACTATTGTAATTACTCCCACTACTTCTGTTTCTAGTTTTACTGGGAGCGCGTATTCCAAGACAGCTACTGCCACAAACGTTTCAGTTCAGATTCAAGAAGCTTCTGCTAATAAGAAAAACGCCTCAATTTTATCTGTGTTGTTATCTgctattatattatttatttaa
- the RPS8A gene encoding 40S ribosomal protein eS8 (similar to Saccharomyces cerevisiae YBL072C | RPS8A | Ribosomal Protein of the Small subunit (paralog of YER102W | RPS8B)): MGISRDSRHKRSATGAKRAQFRKKRKFELGRQPANTKIGPKRIHAVRTRGGNQKFRALRIETGNFSWASEGISKKTRIAGVVYHPSNNELVRTNTLTKAAIVQVDATPFKQWYEAHYGQTLGKKKKNVEEEEAVSRSKKVEKKLAARAKDAKTEAAVEAQFNSGRLYACISSRPGQSGRCDGYILEGEELAFYLRRLTTKK, translated from the coding sequence atgGGTATTTCTCGTGATTCTCGTCACAAAAGATCTGCTACCGGTGCTAAGCGTGCTCAATTCAGAAAGAAGAGAAAGTTCGAATTAGGTCGTCAACCTGCTAACACCAAGATTGGTCCTAAGAGAATCCATGCTGTTAGAACTAGAGGTGGTAACCAAAAATTCAGAGCTTTAAGAATTGAAACTGGTAACTTCTCTTGGGCCTCTGAAGGGATTTCCAAGAAAACCAGAATTGCTGGTGTCGTTTATCATCCATCCAATAACGAATTGGTTAGAACTAACACTTTAACTAAGGCCGCTATTGTCCAAGTTGATGCCACTCCATTCAAACAATGGTATGAAGCTCACTATGGTCAGACCTTGGgtaagaagaagaagaacgttgaagaagaagaagctGTTTCTAGATCTAAAAAGgttgaaaagaaattagCTGCTAGAGCCAAAGATGCCAAGACTGAAGCTGCCGTTGAAGCTCAATTTAACTCTGGTAGATTATATGCTTGTATTTCTTCTAGACCAGGTCAATCTGGTAGATGTGATGGTTATATCTTGGAAGGTGAAGAATTAGCCTTCTACTTGAGAAGATTGACCACAAAGAAATAA
- the KTI11 gene encoding Kti11p (similar to Saccharomyces cerevisiae YBL071W-A | KTI11 | Kluveromyces lactis Toxin Insensitive) has protein sequence MSYYDQIEIEDMTFDVDTQLFTYPCPCGDRFQVYIDDLFNGEEVAVCPSCSLMIQVIFEKEDLQQYYDDADLQPPIEISAAA, from the coding sequence atgtcgtATTATGATCAAATTGAAATTGAAGATATGACCTTTGATGTTGATACCCAACTTTTTACATACCCATGCCCATGCGGTGACCGCTTTCAAGTATATattgatgatttatttaatggAGAAGAAGTAGCCGTTTGTCCAAGTTGTTCACTCATGATACAAGTTATATTTGAGAAAGAGGATTTACAACAATACTATGATGATGCAGACCTACAACCACCTATTGAAATATCGGCTGCTGCTTGA
- a CDS encoding uncharacterized protein (similar to Saccharomyces cerevisiae YBL069W | AST1 | ATPase STabilizing (paralog of YER101C | AST2)) — translation MSEKILDDHTNGGNSSNSSINLNNTRNSDSLNSENFKITGKNNDDFIPPKAIDTLPDIHRVSRPLRHVKYIPTKALVFYSIHHPPQFTYDIKLKPPGSNNIIVQVLRVGLNPVDLKIYNSYTTNMNSYTGLGREYYGTISAIGSKVDSQIWSVGDEVFGTFFHPNLGTGTLQSSITIDLNKDVILKKPTNLNKNEAAGALYCLGTAYSILHGLEENQKIKPDSNILINGGLSSVAIFALQLLKNYYKVTSKIVLICSGSAELAIKKKFPEYVNDLIFINYQRNLKIYKPLQSMINDGEFIDYDATGKPISIKFQQGKFNIILDFVGGYSIIEHSNSLIAKGADYITTVGDYKANYKSDIYNAPDNPSANVRKVFSKALWNFSYSHFHFDPNAKYVKYYGNWPENCCELLRKGVVKTVIDRTYDWKDYAEAFKYLRSRHAHGKLILKLEKF, via the coding sequence ATGtctgaaaaaatattagatgATCACACCAATGGTGGCAATAGTAGTAACAGCAGTATAAATCTTAATAATACTAGAAATTCAGACTCTTTAAATAGTGAAAACTTCAAGATTACTggcaaaaataatgatgattttattcCTCCAAAAGCAATAGATACATTACCTGATATACACCGTGTAAGTCGCCCATTAAGACATGTCAAATATATTCCTACAAAAGCATTggttttttattctatCCATCATCCACCCCAATTCACCTACGATATTAAACTCAAACCACCAGGttccaataatataatagtCCAGGTCTTGAGAGTTGGTTTAAATCCtgttgatttaaaaatttataattctTATACTACAAATATGAATTCATATACTGGTCTAGGTCGTGAATACTACGGTACTATTAGTGCTATTGGTTCTAAAGTTGATTCCCAGATTTGGTCTGTTGGCGATGAAGTTTTTGGTACTTTTTTTCACCCAAATTTAGGTACTGGTACATTACAAAGCAGTATCACTATTGATTTAAATAAGGatgttattttgaaaaaaccAACTAATCTTAACAAAAATGAGGCTGCCGGTGCTCTATATTGTTTAGGTACAGCATATTCCATATTACATGGTTTGgaagaaaatcaaaaaatcaaaCCAGATTCCAATATCCTTATTAATGGTGGGTTATCTTCGGTAGCTATTTTTGCCCtacaacttttaaaaaattactatAAAGTTACCtcaaaaattgttttaatttgttctGGTTCTGCCGAATTGgcaattaagaaaaaattcCCCGAATATGTGAATgatttgatatttattaattatcaacgtaatttgaaaatttataaGCCGTTGCAAAGCATGATAAACGATGGTGAATTCATAGATTATGATGCTACTGGTAAACCAATTTCAATCAAATTTCAGCAGGGGAAATTTAACATCATTTTAGATTTTGTAGGGGGTTATTCTATAATTGAACATTCCAATTCATTAATCGCTAAGGGGGCGGATTATATCACCACGGTTGGTGATTATAAAGCTAATTATAAGAgtgatatatataatgcTCCAGATAATCCAAGTGCAAATGTTCGTAAGGTTTTCAGCAAAGCCTTGTGGAATTTCAGTTATTCTCACTTCCATTTTGATCCTAATGCTAAATATGTCAAGTATTATGGTAATTGGCCCGAAAACTGTTGCGAATTATTGAGAAAGGGTGTAGTTAAAACAGTAATAGACAGAACCTATGACTGGAAAGATTATGCTGAagcttttaaatatttacgTTCTAGACACGCTCACGGTAAGCTTATCTTAAAATTAGAGAAATTTTAA
- the UBC6 gene encoding E2 ubiquitin-conjugating protein UBC6 (similar to Saccharomyces cerevisiae YER100W | UBC6 | UBiquitin-Conjugating): MASVAARKRLTKEYKAIVENPPQFIIAKPNEDNILEWHYVIEGPPDTPYYGGQYHGTVVFPPEYPFKPPAIRMITPNGRFEENTRLCLSMSDYHPDSWQPSWGVATILTGLLSFMTGNDVTTGSITTSDEYKKKLVAKSKLWNAKQNRRFQIIFPELVEQNLKEIAEEEERLKQQATDKKKENASLAKLSYNSTTSIEDDLKEGAKKQLEKAANEKVINLDEIADPEDRIRAEEKLEKERNKNRNNEAKMSNSVNEKDSSKREINTYDKDNDKDSLKGFFNRFFSFLIITVGIAFLLKYLK; encoded by the coding sequence atggcatCCGTTGCTGCTCGTAAAAGATTAACCAAAGAATACAAAGCAATTGTAGAAAACCCTCCACAATTTATCATAGCTAAACCAAATGAAGACAATATTTTAGAATGGCATTATGTTATTGAGGGTCCGCCAGATACACCATACTATGGCGGTCAGTATCATGGTACTGTAGTATTCCCACCTGAGTATCCATTTAAGCCACCAGCTATTAGGATGATTACCCCTAACGGTAGATTTGAGGAGAATACTAGATTATGTTTAAGTATGAGTGATTATCATCCAGATTCTTGGCAACCTAGTTGGGGTGTTGCTACTATATTAACTGGGTTGTTGAGTTTCATGACTGGAAATGATGTAACTACTGGTAGTATTACCACTAGTGAtgaatacaaaaaaaaactagtTGCCAAAAGCAAGTTATGGAATGCTAAACAAAATAGAAGatttcaaattatttttcccGAATTGGTGGAGCAAAACTTGAAAGAAATTGCAGAGGAGGAGGAAAGACTAAAACAACAAGCTACagacaaaaagaaagaaaatgcGAGTTTAGCCAAACTCTCATATAATTCTACCACTAGCATCGAAGatgatttaaaagaagGTGCCAAAAAACAATTAGAAAAGGCAGCTAATGAAAAAGTCATTAATTTAGATGAAATTGCAGATCCTGAAGATAGGATAAGGGCTGAAGAAAAactagaaaaagaaaggaataAAAACCGTAACAATGAAGCAAAAATGAGTAATTCagttaatgaaaaagataGTAGTAAAAGGGAAATAAACACTTATGACAAAGACAACGATAAGGATTCACTTAAaggattttttaatagatttttttcctttttgatAATTACTGTAGGGATAGCATTCTTACTCAAATACttgaaatga